A window of the Henckelia pumila isolate YLH828 chromosome 3, ASM3356847v2, whole genome shotgun sequence genome harbors these coding sequences:
- the LOC140889863 gene encoding uncharacterized protein: MTPFEDLYGRRCQTPLFWDEVGERQVEGPELIQQMVDKVELIKRRIKTTQDRQTSYANTKRRPLYFEAGEHVFLRVLPFRKMMRFGLKGKLAPRFIGPFEMLEKVGDVAYSLALPPYLSSIHNVFHMSLLCQYVADESHILHPMEVQLDRKDKVLWNKCIPLVMVQWQ; encoded by the coding sequence atgacaccatttgaagaTCTTTATGGTCGCCGTTGTCAAACACCCTTATTCTGGGACGAAGTAGGGGAGAGACAAGTAGAGGGACCGGAATTGATTCAGCAGATGGTTGATAAGGTGGAATTGATCAAGAGGAGGATCAAGACTACACAAGATAGACAGACCAGTTACGCCAACACCAAACGCAGACCTTTGTATTTTGAGGCCGGGGAGCACGTATTCTTGAGAGTTTTGCCTTTTCGAAAgatgatgaggtttggtctcaagggAAAGCTAGCTCcaagattcattggtccgtttGAAATGTTAGAAAAGGTTGGAGATGTGGCTTATAGTTTGGCGTTACCACCGTATTTATCCAGTATTCATAATGTATTCCACATGTCGTTACTTTGTCAGTACGTGGCAGATGAGTCCCATATTCTGCATCCGATGGAGGTTCagcttgacaggaaggacaaagtGCTTTGGAATAAGTGCATCCCTCTGGTCATGGTTCAGTGGCAGTGA